One window from the genome of Candidatus Binatia bacterium encodes:
- a CDS encoding ABC transporter permease, translated as MSGETAVAAHSFSRTLSLNRWAVVALRFARRRPLGAAGAAIIVIMIVAALLAGLISPYDPLTTDYAAMLQAPSWAHWFGTDAFGRDVLTRVIYGARTALLVGFCSSFWGATLGAIIGVTSAYFGGKVDLIVQRFMDLLLSFPLIVLALVVVAVLGIGTVNVILAIMVPMIPRSALVARSSALSLRQTPFIDAARALGFGHTRIIFRHMLPNVMAPYLIMLTAFLGQAILLEASLSFLGLGVAEPVAAWGLMLRGAAVEFAERAPWMAIFPGIAISLSVFAFNLFGDSLRDALDPKLRVS; from the coding sequence ATGTCCGGAGAAACGGCCGTCGCCGCCCATTCGTTTTCCAGAACACTGTCGTTGAATCGCTGGGCCGTCGTGGCTTTGCGCTTCGCCCGCCGCCGACCGCTCGGCGCCGCCGGAGCGGCGATCATCGTCATCATGATCGTCGCGGCCCTGCTGGCGGGTCTCATCTCTCCTTATGACCCGTTGACGACCGATTATGCTGCCATGCTTCAGGCGCCGAGTTGGGCTCATTGGTTCGGCACCGACGCCTTCGGCCGCGATGTCTTAACGCGCGTCATTTACGGGGCGCGGACGGCTCTCCTCGTGGGCTTTTGCTCTTCCTTTTGGGGCGCGACTCTAGGCGCTATTATCGGGGTCACCAGCGCTTACTTCGGCGGCAAGGTCGATCTGATCGTTCAGCGCTTCATGGACCTCTTGCTCTCGTTCCCATTGATCGTGCTGGCCTTGGTGGTCGTTGCGGTTCTAGGAATCGGCACGGTCAATGTGATTTTAGCCATCATGGTGCCGATGATTCCGCGCTCTGCCCTGGTCGCGCGCAGCAGCGCGCTCTCTCTCCGACAGACTCCGTTCATCGATGCGGCGCGTGCTTTGGGCTTCGGCCACACGCGGATTATTTTCCGCCACATGCTGCCGAACGTCATGGCGCCTTATCTCATCATGCTCACGGCGTTCCTCGGCCAGGCGATTTTGCTCGAAGCTTCGCTCTCTTTTCTCGGCCTCGGCGTGGCCGAGCCGGTGGCGGCGTGGGGACTGATGCTCCGCGGCGCTGCCGTGGAATTCGCCGAGCGCGCGCCGTGGATGGCGATTTTTCCCGGCATCGCGATCAGCCTCTCGGTTTTCGCCTTTAATCTCTTCGGCGATTCTCTCCGCGACGCGCTCGACCCGAAGCTCCGGGTGTCCTAG
- a CDS encoding N-6 DNA methylase, with the protein MATAKTLEDIITEQAPIVCEQIEAAVSFADSEEDLRIECEKAIEVFRKEADLPELKGHHEVTIGKGRADSVYDYVFIEYKKPGRLKESNDTPGNREVIKQLQERAKAFKSELKRDPKELFGVGTDGNFFITARYRSGRWEISPARERSVHVVEDFLRKLSSLGVAGKPFLADYLAGDFGAESERKLAREGIEKLYWRIREAEKEPEKYPKAKVLFDQWRILFGEVCGYDIKNPSSKIKQLGEFYGVGKDPNPAALLFAVHSYYALFMKFLAAEIATTFNPLSASFLARLHQTGSSERLRGELRELEDGGIYRHLGIKNFLEGDLFSWYLDAWDNDVERIIRQMVAALDEYDPKTLSIDPIESRDLLKKLYQQLFPKTVRHDLGEYYTPDWLAEVVIERVGYDGDPDKRVLDPACGSGTFLVMAINKVREYADKHMIPKHELLPKILNNIIGFDLNPLAVMAARTNYLLALRELLKLGGEIELPIYLCDSIMTPAEYGELITKEGTVTGGIGKVKELKTSADRFMIPTEISQSRQTVAAYTEELEHCVRNDYSEDEFISRLKGQRIPLESEELHKVLYRQVVKLKKQNQNDIWARIIKNSFAPLFTERVDYVIGNPPWIRWGYLPEDYRDQAKHLWRKYGLLAKKGLEAIMGTGELDFSMLFTYACIDSYLLDHGKMGFLITQEVVKSKGAGEGFRRFRLGLEGVPFQLCTFHDFVKVSPFEAGNKAGLIIVEKGKETAYPIPYYVWKKRAGIRQIDNSLPLDEVLKFIECEVLSAKPISSPTSAWQTASPAQNQVLDKIKGRGSYRARCGVSVDPYGVFLVEMTQVISPDTVLVSNLPELGDASIPKLPPQAIENTYLYPAVRGKDIHRWMANPVYAAIIINKSTKRADIPSESEVKTNSPKTYAFLRTLQDSALKREKYWRYFAKPQHSKALLTTDQQGKNQKYFRLREQLSDGGALYDVSEAPFYTLFNVGPYSFSPFKVVWQMGANQMKAAVVSTHAFHASGKSTPLQVVIPCTGTTSYASFQVGTEAHYVCALMNSSLVGALLKSFSSGGRGFGAPSILSNIAVPRFNFQDKTHKTLSELSVQVHELTTAKRTDDLPKIELEIDQVAAGMWDITSKELEQIQKTLKEK; encoded by the coding sequence ATGGCCACTGCAAAGACACTTGAAGACATCATCACCGAGCAGGCGCCGATAGTTTGCGAACAGATCGAAGCGGCGGTTTCGTTCGCCGATTCGGAAGAAGACCTTCGCATCGAATGCGAGAAGGCCATCGAGGTGTTTCGCAAGGAGGCCGATCTTCCGGAGTTGAAAGGTCACCACGAGGTAACGATCGGCAAAGGCCGGGCCGACTCGGTCTATGATTACGTTTTTATCGAGTACAAAAAGCCCGGCCGGCTGAAAGAGTCGAACGATACGCCGGGAAACCGAGAAGTTATCAAGCAGCTTCAAGAGCGAGCAAAGGCGTTCAAGTCCGAGCTGAAGCGAGATCCCAAAGAACTTTTCGGAGTCGGGACAGATGGCAACTTTTTCATCACCGCGAGATACCGGAGCGGTCGCTGGGAGATCAGTCCTGCCAGAGAGCGATCCGTTCATGTCGTAGAGGATTTCCTCAGAAAGCTCTCAAGTCTCGGCGTTGCCGGTAAACCATTCCTTGCCGACTATTTGGCCGGAGATTTCGGCGCAGAGAGCGAGCGCAAGCTGGCCCGCGAGGGAATCGAAAAACTTTACTGGCGCATCCGCGAAGCCGAAAAGGAGCCGGAAAAGTATCCCAAGGCCAAGGTCCTCTTCGACCAGTGGAGAATTCTCTTCGGTGAGGTCTGCGGTTATGACATTAAGAACCCCAGCAGCAAGATAAAACAACTAGGCGAATTCTACGGCGTCGGGAAAGACCCGAACCCAGCCGCTCTCCTCTTTGCCGTTCACAGCTACTATGCGCTTTTCATGAAATTCCTGGCTGCAGAGATCGCCACCACGTTTAACCCTTTGAGCGCATCGTTTCTCGCGCGGCTGCATCAAACGGGGTCCTCGGAAAGATTGCGCGGGGAGCTGCGAGAACTGGAGGACGGCGGCATCTACCGCCACCTTGGCATTAAGAATTTCTTGGAAGGCGACCTGTTCAGTTGGTACCTGGATGCATGGGATAACGACGTCGAAAGAATCATCCGCCAGATGGTGGCAGCTCTCGACGAGTACGATCCTAAAACTCTAAGCATCGACCCTATCGAATCCCGCGACCTCCTAAAGAAACTCTACCAGCAACTATTTCCAAAGACGGTCCGCCACGATCTCGGCGAATACTACACACCCGACTGGTTGGCTGAGGTTGTCATCGAACGAGTCGGCTATGACGGCGATCCCGACAAAAGGGTTCTCGATCCAGCTTGCGGTAGCGGGACCTTCCTGGTGATGGCGATCAATAAAGTCCGGGAATATGCCGACAAGCATATGATTCCCAAGCACGAACTGCTGCCCAAGATTCTCAACAACATTATCGGCTTCGATTTGAACCCGCTCGCTGTCATGGCTGCGAGAACAAACTATCTCCTCGCATTGCGCGAGCTGTTAAAACTTGGGGGTGAAATTGAGCTTCCGATTTATCTCTGCGATTCGATTATGACGCCTGCTGAGTATGGCGAGTTAATTACGAAAGAGGGAACTGTTACTGGCGGCATTGGAAAGGTCAAGGAACTGAAAACGAGTGCTGACCGATTTATGATTCCGACCGAGATCTCCCAAAGCCGGCAGACAGTAGCTGCATACACGGAGGAGCTGGAGCATTGCGTCAGAAACGATTACTCGGAGGATGAGTTTATCAGCCGATTGAAGGGCCAGAGGATTCCACTGGAGTCTGAAGAGTTGCATAAGGTGCTCTACCGCCAAGTTGTCAAGCTCAAGAAGCAAAATCAAAACGACATCTGGGCGCGGATCATCAAGAACAGCTTCGCGCCTCTGTTTACCGAACGGGTTGATTACGTGATTGGGAACCCACCATGGATTCGCTGGGGTTACCTACCTGAAGACTACCGGGATCAAGCAAAGCACCTATGGAGGAAATACGGGCTTCTCGCCAAGAAGGGCCTTGAAGCTATCATGGGAACAGGCGAATTGGACTTCTCCATGCTGTTTACGTACGCCTGTATTGATTCTTACTTGCTTGATCACGGCAAAATGGGTTTCCTGATAACACAGGAGGTCGTAAAATCTAAGGGAGCTGGTGAAGGTTTTCGACGATTCAGACTAGGACTAGAGGGTGTACCTTTCCAACTCTGTACATTCCACGACTTCGTAAAAGTCAGTCCATTCGAAGCGGGCAATAAAGCTGGTCTTATTATTGTCGAAAAGGGCAAGGAGACCGCATACCCCATTCCCTACTACGTGTGGAAAAAACGGGCAGGCATCCGCCAGATTGATAATAGCCTGCCTCTAGATGAAGTTTTAAAATTCATCGAGTGCGAAGTACTCTCTGCCAAGCCGATAAGCAGTCCAACAAGCGCATGGCAAACCGCGTCACCCGCCCAGAATCAAGTCTTGGACAAAATAAAAGGGCGTGGAAGTTACCGAGCAAGATGTGGCGTTTCAGTTGACCCGTATGGAGTGTTTCTCGTCGAGATGACGCAGGTCATAAGTCCAGATACTGTACTTGTATCAAACTTGCCTGAACTTGGTGACGCAAGTATTCCCAAACTTCCTCCGCAGGCAATTGAAAATACCTATCTGTATCCTGCTGTGAGAGGAAAAGATATACACCGCTGGATGGCAAACCCAGTTTATGCGGCGATCATCATAAATAAGAGTACAAAGCGGGCTGACATACCCTCGGAGTCTGAGGTTAAAACTAACAGCCCTAAAACATATGCCTTTCTCCGGACCTTGCAGGATTCGGCTCTTAAACGGGAAAAATACTGGCGCTACTTTGCCAAACCGCAACACTCGAAGGCACTTCTGACTACAGACCAGCAAGGTAAGAATCAAAAATATTTTCGGTTGCGCGAGCAATTGTCAGACGGCGGAGCGCTGTACGATGTTTCTGAGGCTCCCTTCTATACACTTTTTAATGTGGGCCCCTACAGTTTCTCCCCATTCAAGGTGGTTTGGCAGATGGGGGCGAATCAAATGAAGGCTGCGGTGGTTTCCACTCATGCCTTTCACGCTAGTGGGAAGTCTACGCCGCTCCAAGTAGTAATTCCTTGCACTGGTACTACGTCCTATGCTTCATTCCAGGTTGGGACAGAGGCACACTATGTTTGTGCACTTATGAATTCGTCGCTTGTTGGGGCACTGCTCAAGTCGTTTTCCTCGGGAGGGCGCGGATTCGGTGCTCCTTCAATTCTCAGTAATATTGCTGTTCCGAGGTTTAACTTCCAAGATAAGACTCATAAAACTCTTTCTGAACTCTCGGTGCAAGTGCACGAATTGACTACGGCGAAGAGGACGGATGATCTACCGAAGATAGAATTGGAGATTGATCAGGTGGCGGCGGGGATGTGGGACATCACATCGAAAGAACTTGAGCAAATCCAGAAAACCCTCAAGGAAAAATAA
- a CDS encoding ABC transporter substrate-binding protein, which translates to MSDKTGRLIAVTCGAILFLAMLIFSPPAEAAQAEKVRTGGELVFAVGGTPPSFDGHRETTFAMLHPVSPHYSTLLRFDPQAYPKIIGDVAEDKWTISKDGLTYTFKIRKGIKFHDGSDLTSRDVKATYDKIIFPREGVASARQASYAVVKKIEAPDPATVVFELKQLSASFIANLASPWNFIYSAEKLSQDPRWYEKNIMGSGPFVFVEHVAGSHWIGKKNPNYYMKDRPYLDGFKAIFIRDTAPRVAAVRSGQALIEFRGFNPAALADVTKTVGKNAVVQESPWICNLTVTMNSEKKPFNDARVRRALSLAIDRWGASKALSQISLMKYVGGVFRPGSQFATPEAELTKVAGFSKNIDASRKEARRLLKEAGVAEGFSFTLKNRNVKEPYEVTGVYAIDQWRQIGLNVNHVAQEENTYFNDLRQGNYDAAIDFACDFMDEPDLQLQKFLSAKKSSLNYARYNDDELDELYDRQSRMTALADRLKVLRQFEKRVLDEQAYQFHILWWQRIVPHWAKVKGWKITPSHYVNQDLRDVWIAE; encoded by the coding sequence ATGAGTGACAAAACCGGACGGCTCATTGCCGTTACATGCGGCGCGATTCTTTTTCTGGCGATGCTGATTTTCTCGCCGCCTGCCGAAGCCGCGCAGGCGGAGAAGGTCCGCACCGGCGGCGAGCTCGTCTTCGCCGTGGGTGGCACGCCTCCCTCCTTCGACGGTCACCGGGAAACTACTTTTGCGATGCTGCATCCGGTCTCGCCTCACTACAGCACGCTTCTACGCTTCGACCCGCAGGCGTACCCAAAAATAATCGGCGACGTGGCGGAGGATAAATGGACGATCTCCAAAGACGGGCTTACCTACACGTTCAAGATTCGCAAGGGGATCAAGTTCCATGACGGAAGCGATCTCACGTCCAGAGATGTGAAAGCAACTTACGACAAAATTATTTTTCCGCGGGAAGGTGTGGCCAGCGCCCGGCAAGCCTCTTATGCGGTCGTGAAAAAAATAGAGGCGCCGGACCCCGCCACCGTGGTCTTTGAGCTGAAGCAGTTGTCGGCCTCGTTCATCGCCAACCTGGCTTCGCCGTGGAATTTTATTTACAGCGCCGAGAAACTCAGTCAAGACCCGCGCTGGTACGAGAAGAACATCATGGGCTCGGGACCGTTCGTTTTCGTCGAGCACGTGGCCGGCTCGCACTGGATCGGCAAGAAGAATCCCAACTACTATATGAAAGACCGCCCCTACCTGGACGGCTTCAAGGCTATTTTCATTCGCGACACGGCGCCACGCGTCGCCGCGGTCCGGAGCGGCCAGGCGCTCATCGAGTTCCGCGGTTTTAACCCCGCAGCGCTCGCTGACGTTACGAAAACCGTGGGGAAAAACGCCGTCGTCCAGGAAAGCCCCTGGATTTGCAATCTGACGGTCACGATGAACAGCGAGAAGAAACCCTTCAACGACGCGCGCGTGCGCCGCGCCTTGAGTCTCGCCATCGATCGCTGGGGCGCGTCCAAGGCGCTCTCCCAAATCTCGCTGATGAAGTACGTCGGCGGAGTTTTCCGTCCGGGCTCGCAGTTCGCGACGCCGGAAGCGGAGCTCACCAAAGTGGCTGGCTTCAGTAAGAACATCGACGCGTCGCGCAAGGAAGCCCGCCGCTTGCTCAAAGAAGCCGGAGTGGCCGAGGGATTTTCTTTTACGCTCAAGAACCGCAACGTGAAAGAGCCCTACGAGGTTACGGGGGTCTACGCCATCGATCAATGGCGGCAGATCGGTCTCAACGTCAACCACGTCGCGCAGGAAGAGAATACCTACTTCAACGATTTGCGCCAGGGGAACTACGACGCCGCGATCGATTTTGCCTGCGATTTCATGGACGAGCCGGATCTGCAACTGCAAAAGTTTCTGAGCGCCAAGAAAAGCTCTCTGAATTACGCCCGCTATAACGACGACGAGTTGGACGAGCTATACGACAGGCAGAGCCGCATGACGGCGCTTGCCGATCGTCTGAAGGTTCTGAGACAGTTCGAAAAGAGAGTGCTGGACGAGCAAGCATACCAATTCCACATCCTGTGGTGGCAGCGCATTGTCCCGCATTGGGCGAAAGTCAAAGGCTGGAAGATCACGCCGAGCCATTACGTGAACCAGGACCTGAGGGACGTTTGGATCGCCGAATAA
- a CDS encoding ABC transporter substrate-binding protein — protein MSALDQPLLIANSNYHVGHQIAIFVAEEQRFFRDEKLGAYRYDAGGLIPGPLECEGLALAMKNRGVDIATAVDVEAAISQRAKGADCYIVGGWRYTPFLKWYGAKRVKDMSALRGGRIGMREREGLVQVFIHQALRDADVDPETEVEWIYDPVFGYRNNPAHAEMLRAGKVDAVTSQPPFSDQLERDGFPMILDPNKIFPKRPGKITVATAKTIEQRGEELRAYFRAIIRAFWFMRDIENYDYLKELEARLRKTNTHNEDERRLAIVTSPDRLDSWALPIDGGVAPEAVNRIVAEMVQRGKLQRALPVEEVLRDGPVVAAYKEVSGRPQLKSALQTAIAAVEKYGF, from the coding sequence ATGAGCGCGCTCGACCAGCCTCTTCTCATCGCCAACAGCAATTACCACGTGGGCCACCAGATCGCTATCTTCGTCGCCGAGGAGCAGAGATTTTTTCGCGACGAGAAGCTTGGCGCATACCGTTACGACGCGGGCGGCTTGATTCCGGGCCCGTTGGAATGTGAAGGGCTCGCGCTGGCGATGAAAAATCGCGGCGTGGACATCGCCACCGCGGTCGACGTCGAAGCGGCGATCTCCCAGCGCGCCAAGGGAGCGGATTGTTACATCGTCGGCGGTTGGCGCTACACGCCGTTTCTGAAATGGTACGGCGCCAAGCGCGTGAAAGACATGAGCGCGCTTCGCGGCGGCAGGATCGGCATGCGCGAGCGAGAAGGCCTGGTACAGGTCTTCATCCATCAAGCTCTGCGCGATGCCGACGTCGATCCGGAGACCGAAGTCGAATGGATCTACGATCCGGTCTTCGGCTACCGCAACAACCCGGCCCACGCCGAGATGCTCCGTGCCGGAAAGGTGGACGCCGTCACCTCGCAGCCGCCTTTTTCCGATCAGCTTGAAAGGGACGGCTTTCCGATGATCCTCGACCCAAACAAGATTTTTCCGAAGCGGCCGGGAAAAATAACCGTCGCGACTGCCAAAACGATCGAGCAGCGCGGCGAAGAATTACGCGCGTACTTCCGCGCCATCATCCGCGCTTTCTGGTTCATGCGCGATATCGAAAATTACGATTATTTGAAGGAGCTTGAGGCGCGCCTCAGGAAAACCAATACACACAACGAAGACGAGCGCCGGCTCGCCATCGTCACGTCGCCTGATCGGCTGGACAGTTGGGCGCTGCCGATAGACGGCGGCGTCGCGCCGGAGGCGGTAAATAGAATCGTCGCTGAAATGGTTCAGCGTGGAAAGCTTCAGCGGGCGCTTCCGGTCGAGGAAGTTCTGCGTGACGGTCCGGTCGTCGCGGCTTACAAGGAAGTCAGCGGCAGACCGCAACTAAAATCCGCTCTCCAGACCGCGATAGCCGCCGTAGAGAAATATGGCTTCTAG
- a CDS encoding DNA-processing protein DprA, with amino-acid sequence MLTPAPLVVPPDELESTFGGGVPKLWYCGELALLKNQLLGVVSAREIEPDLALKTAELIEQLTSIKVTFIGGWHSPLEEEALRILLRGRAPIVFCVAKTLEKFVPLEDVRTVVAQGRGLLLTHCSPKARRISRDASLRRNEIFLSLARALLVLSAPPRSASAKLAEGAVKLGKPVFAIDHRVNQDLLASGVLPATFENISQAFQ; translated from the coding sequence ATGCTGACTCCGGCTCCGCTTGTCGTTCCGCCAGATGAGCTAGAATCGACTTTCGGCGGAGGAGTTCCGAAGCTTTGGTATTGTGGAGAGCTCGCACTCCTTAAGAATCAGCTTCTGGGGGTAGTTTCGGCTAGAGAGATTGAGCCGGACTTGGCGCTAAAAACCGCTGAACTGATTGAACAGTTGACCTCGATCAAGGTTACCTTCATTGGAGGGTGGCACTCTCCGCTTGAAGAAGAAGCGCTGCGGATTCTACTTCGTGGTCGCGCTCCGATTGTGTTTTGCGTTGCCAAGACTCTGGAAAAATTCGTGCCGTTGGAAGATGTCCGGACGGTCGTCGCTCAGGGACGCGGATTGTTGCTGACACACTGTAGCCCAAAGGCGAGGCGGATCAGCAGAGATGCCTCGTTAAGACGGAACGAGATATTCTTGAGTCTCGCCAGGGCGTTGCTGGTGCTGTCAGCGCCTCCTCGCAGTGCGTCCGCAAAGCTCGCCGAAGGCGCTGTGAAGCTCGGCAAACCGGTTTTTGCGATTGATCATCGAGTCAACCAGGATTTGTTGGCTTCCGGCGTTTTGCCGGCGACGTTTGAAAACATCAGCCAAGCCTTTCAATGA
- a CDS encoding ABC transporter permease, producing the protein MWQYILKRLLLMIPTLLGVAALVFLLLRVLPGDIVELKYAGSGTFAPRQVIEVERKQLGLDKPLWRQFVSWMWGIVRFDFGTSMWTGRPIAHEVAIRLELSLELALMATFVAVLISIPLGTLAALKQDTWIDYFVRVFSIAGLAIPSFWLGILIILVFIIFFKWLPPLTFTSFWVDPKANLTQLLWPALAVGYRYSAVATRMTRSAVLEVLHEDYIRTARAKGLWEKVVLTRHALKNALLPVITVLGLEFAFLVGGLVVTEQVFNLNGIGKLFVEAISQRDYTMVQSLVLLTSFVFIFVNFIVDLVNAWLDPRIRYQ; encoded by the coding sequence ATGTGGCAGTACATTCTTAAACGCCTCTTGTTGATGATTCCGACGCTGCTCGGAGTCGCGGCTCTGGTTTTTCTGCTCTTGCGAGTGTTGCCGGGCGACATCGTCGAACTCAAGTACGCGGGCAGCGGCACCTTCGCGCCCAGGCAGGTCATCGAGGTGGAGCGGAAGCAGCTCGGTCTCGACAAGCCGCTCTGGCGGCAATTCGTAAGCTGGATGTGGGGCATCGTCCGCTTCGACTTCGGCACTTCCATGTGGACCGGGAGGCCGATCGCTCACGAGGTCGCGATCCGTCTCGAACTGAGCCTCGAACTTGCGCTCATGGCGACGTTCGTCGCCGTTCTCATCTCCATTCCTCTCGGAACTCTGGCGGCCCTCAAACAGGACACCTGGATCGATTATTTCGTCAGGGTTTTCTCCATCGCCGGTCTGGCCATCCCCTCTTTCTGGCTCGGCATCCTCATCATTCTTGTTTTCATCATCTTCTTTAAATGGCTTCCGCCTTTGACCTTCACCTCGTTTTGGGTCGATCCCAAGGCGAATCTCACGCAGCTCCTCTGGCCCGCGCTGGCCGTGGGGTATCGTTATTCGGCTGTAGCCACGCGCATGACGCGTTCGGCGGTTCTGGAGGTGCTGCACGAGGATTACATCCGTACGGCGCGGGCGAAGGGGCTGTGGGAGAAAGTCGTGCTGACGCGCCACGCGCTCAAGAACGCACTGCTGCCGGTCATCACGGTGCTCGGTCTCGAGTTTGCGTTTCTCGTCGGCGGCTTGGTCGTGACGGAACAGGTATTCAACTTGAACGGCATCGGCAAGCTCTTTGTCGAAGCGATCAGCCAGCGGGACTACACGATGGTGCAGAGTCTCGTGCTGCTGACTTCCTTTGTGTTTATCTTCGTCAACTTCATTGTCGATCTCGTCAACGCGTGGCTGGATCCGCGCATCCGCTACCAATAG